The following are encoded together in the Apus apus isolate bApuApu2 chromosome 7, bApuApu2.pri.cur, whole genome shotgun sequence genome:
- the LOC127387392 gene encoding dimethylaniline monooxygenase [N-oxide-forming] 4-like produces the protein MVRRVAVIGAGVGGLASIKCCLEEGLEPTCFERSEDIGGLWRYTDSMDSGRVSVYRSVITNTSKEMSCFSDFPFPEDFPSYLPHNLLMEYFRMYARHFDLLQHIRFKTTVLSVRKRPDFATSGQWEVVTEANGVEESHVFDAVMVCTGHYQEPYLPLTSFPGIETHFKGQYLHSREYRDMEAFRGKRVLVVGIGNTGGDLSVELSHVAAKVFLSARSSTWVFSRVSDHGFPFDMVNTTRFNHFLDWLLPSALTKRIKFRKFNSWFNHANYGLASTKSSKFKLIINEELPFCLLSGTVVLKPRVKEFTESSALFEDGTTEENIDVVLFATGYIFSFPFLEESVRSLFDDNRSLYKCIFPPQLEKPTLAILGLIQLTGSLMVGTEMQARWVTGIFAGWNKLPPASRMIADVLKKKPPVKRNPSEGENLKMSFISYTDEIASCAGVKPSVLRLLLTDPRLALAIFFGPCTPYQYRLMGRGKWSGARDAILTQWQRTLKPLRTRVVDDSSPGWCWICLLALPPALAVGFLLSKYPWLGWSPRAGPQL, from the exons ATGGTGCGGCGTGTGGCTGTTATCGGGGCCGGGGTTGGTGGGTTGGCCTCCATCAAGTGCTGCCtggaggaggggctggagccCACCTGCTTCGAGAGGAGTGAGGACATCGGGGGCCTCTGGCGCTACACG GACTCCATGGACAGCGGGAGGGTCAGCGTGTACCGCTCGGTCATCACCAACACCTCCAAGGAGATGTCCTGCTTCAGCGACTTCCCCTTCCCAGAGGATTTTCCCAGTTACCTGCCCCACAACCTCCTCATGGAGTACTTTCGGATGTACGCCCGGCACTTTGACCTCCTGCAGCACATACGCTTTAAG ACAACAGTTCTCAGTGTAAGGAAACGCCCAGATTTTGCCACCTCAGGCCAGTGGGAGGTGGTCACAGAGGCCAATGGTGTCGAGGAGTCACACGTCTTTGATGCTGTCATGGTTTGCACCGGCCATTACCAGGAGCCCTACTTGCCATTGACTTCTTTCCCAG GTATTGAGACCCACTTCAAAGGCCAGTACCTCCACAGCCGGGAATACAGAGACATGGAGGCTTTCCGGGGAAAGCGGGTCCTCGTGGTTGGCATCGGCAACACGGGCGGTGACCTCTCCGTGGAGCTGAGCCATGTGGCTGCAAAG gTGTTCCTCagtgccaggagcagcacatGGGTGTTCAGCCGGGTCTCGGACCATGGCTTCCCCTTCGACATGGTCAACACCACTCGCTTCAACCACTTTCTCGACTGGCTTCTCCCCTCAGCGCTCACAAAGAGGATCAAGTTTCGGAAGTTCAATTCATGGTTTAACCATGCAAACTATGGCTTGGCTTCCACCAAAAG CTCCAAATTTAAGTTAATTATCAATGAAGAGCTGCCATTTTGCCTCCTCTCTGGGACCGTCGTGTTGAAGCCACGAGTGAAGGAGTTCACTGAAAGCTCCGCTCTTTTTGAAGATGggacaacagaagaaaacattgacGTGGTGCTCTTTGCCACGGGCTAcatcttctcctttcccttcctcgAAGAGTCAGTTCGCAGTCTCTTTGATGACAACCGTTCCCTCTATAAATGcatcttccctccccagctggaaAAGCCAACGCTGGCCATCCTCGGCTTAATCCAGCTGACCGGCTCTTTGATGGTGGGAACAGAAATGCAGGCTCGCTGGGTGACAGGGATCTTTGCAG GCTGGAACAAgctccctcctgccagcaggaTGATTGCTGATGTTTTGAAGAAGAAGCCGCCAGTCAAAAG GAATCCATCCGAGGGAGAGAACTTGAAGATGAGTTTTATCAGCTACACTGATGAAATCGCTTCATGTGCTGGTGTAAAGCCCAGCGTGCTGAGGCTGCTCCTGACAGACCCCCGCCTGGCTCTAGCCATCTTCTTTGGCCCCTGCACACCCTACCAGTACCGACTCATGGGACGGGGCAAGTGGAGTGGGGCCAGAGATGCCATCTTGACTCAGTGGCAACGGACACTGAAGCCCTTGAGAACCCGTGTGGTGGATGACTCCTCCCCTGGCTGGTGCTGGATCTGCCTCCTGGCCTTGCCACCAGCTTTGGCAGTGGGGTTCCTGCTTTCTAAATacccctggctgggctggagtcCCCGAGCAGGTCCCCAGCTGTAG